A part of Haliotis asinina isolate JCU_RB_2024 chromosome 10, JCU_Hal_asi_v2, whole genome shotgun sequence genomic DNA contains:
- the LOC137297675 gene encoding O-acyltransferase like protein-like produces the protein MLQRNTDCLVWTMKSFTVCVFLWTFLFVASSLCSSSTSDVSLTLAPTTPTKIWASASSPKHSLNVNSSSDTSTASVPDVSTSNYTQMTPTSSGNSTPSTNTSSPLASFPFSLLSMQNKIPGGMGSSLLPFLIGGGSIDMNTITDLLKTLGPQLPSILKGLLRSNTSGLTEDERMCSEDVDTFLADLVVGKMWALTMIDASGKPGTSLFKGATTFFGNYDECLEVVSEVDISNGRQVKGDTCVVSIKPPKQLLAMMGPGSALAPNLGINWHLCLPRTCGSGKVKSDLQSMLSNVNLTIDKVVCHAEIKNGPISEDSEAVGAIVLTAILGCMVLLGSALDMYIRGTKDHCEKAPVTPGLDAVQLEKISAHLQSKDTEGIEKQVSNGHKDNLIDNRQGTGHVENGALDNPAGPTLPEANGGHFRYPNGAQPPTSEENPKKQKPKLWQRILLCFSAVSNGEKILSVKRSPASISCLNGIRVLSMSWVILGHTFLNLITNVENGADLLPITKSFSFQVIMNGTLSVDTFFFLSGLLVTYLFLKETEKAGGLKVKHMVMYYVHRYLRLTPVYAYVIFVYTFVVPYLVDGPTWTSPTDKASCENNWWINMLYINNLLRADQMCIAWSWYLANDMQFYFVAPVVLIPLALSLQVKNTFARKVLKLTGICVALACIIIGIACTGYYSYHNFQDITGVFLHVYIKPWCRIGPFAIGMLVGYLIQTKKSEIKISPFMQGLGWVLAVAVAGLCTLLTYDDTKGPGWGIDGRTAFDTLFRPVWALVLAWVVFMCCKGKGGIVDWMLSWDWWQPLSRLTYGAYLVHLVLMITETLSMRSLIYYTQGYVVYRFFGFVCMSFIVSFMMAILVEAPLLQLEKLVLS, from the exons ATGTTACAGCGTAATACAGACTGTTTAGTTTGGACAATGAAAAGCTTCACCGTCTGTGTGTTTCTATGGACGTTTCTATTTGTGGCGTCCTCTTTATGTTCCTCATCAACCAGCGATGTTTCTTTAACACTTGCACCGACTACACCTACTAAAATTTGGGCATCAGCCAGTTCTCCCAAACATTCCCTGAATGTAAATTCATCATCCGACACTAGCACAGCCTCAGTCCCGGATGTTTCCACCTCAAATTATACACAGATGACACCAACGTCTTCTGGGAACTCCACTCCCTCCACCAACACATCCTCACCTTTAGCGTCATTCCCGTTTTCCTTGTTGTCCATGCAGAATAAGATTCCAGGAGGAATGGGGAGCTCCCTTTTGCCTTTTCTCATTGGGGGAGGATCTATCGACATGAACACTATTACAgatcttttaaaaactctgggTCCTCAGCTTCCGTCCATCTTGAAGGGGCTTTTACGGTCAAACACAAGCGGACTGACGGAGGATGAACGAATGTGTTCTGAAGATGTGGATACCTTTCTGGCCGATCTCGTAGTGGGGAAGATGTGGGCACTCACAA TGATCGATGCATCTGGGAAGCCTGGTACCTCCCTGTTTAAAGGGGCAACCACCTTCTTCGGGAACTATGATGAATGCCTTGAAGTTGTCAGTGAGGTGGACATATCCAATGGAAGACAAGTAAAGGGGGACACATGCGTTGTATCCATTAAACCCCCTAAACAGCTGCTAGCCATGATGGGACCCGGAAGT GCCTTAGCTCCGAATCTTGGCATCAACTGGCACCTGTGCCTCCCACGAACATGTGGCAGCGGTAAAGTCAAGTCAGACTTACAAAGCA TGCTGTCTAACGTGAACCTGACAATAGATAAAGTCGTGTGTCATGCTGAAATCAAGAACGGCCCTATCAGTGAGGACAGTGAGGCAGTGGGAGCTAT CGTCCTTACAGCCATCTTGGGATGCATGGTCCTTCTGGGTTCTGCTCTGGACATGTACATCCGGGGAACCAAAGATCATTGCGAGAAGGCCCCTGTCACTCCTGGTCTGGATGCTGTTCAGCTGGAAAAAATCAGTGCACATTTACAGTCTAAGGACACTGAGGGGATTGAGAAACAAGTTAGTAATGGCCATAAAGATAATTTGATTGACAATCGGCAAGGGACTGGTCACGTAGAGAATGGTGCATTAGACAACCCTGCAGGTCCAACACTACCTGAGGCAAACGGTGGACACTTTCGATATCCTAATGGTGCTCAGCCGCCCACATCAGAAGAAAATCCAAAGAAGCAGAAACCAAAGT TATGGCAGCGGATCCTGTTGTGTttctcagccgtcagcaatggGGAGAAGATCCTCAGCGTTAAGCGTTCACCGGCATCTATTTCTTGTCTTAACGGCATCAGGGTCCTAAGCATGAGCTGGGTCATTTTGGGCCACACTTTCCTTAATCTCATTACTAACGTAG aaaatggAGCAGACCTCTTGCCGATAACAAAGAGTTTCAGTTTCCAGGTTATTATGAATGGAACATTATCTGTGGATACGTTCTTTTTTCTCAG TggcctgttggtgacgtacttGTTCCTGAAGGAGACAGAGAAGGCTGGAGGTCTGAAGGTGAAACACATGGTCATGTACTATGTCCACCGCTACTTGAG ATTGACTCCTGTGTACGCCTATGTGATATTCGTCTACACGTTCGTTGTGCCGTATTTGGTTGATGGTCCAACCTGGACAAGTCCTACTGATAAGGCATCCTGTGAGAACAACTGGTGGATAAACATGCTATACATAAACAATCTACTCAGAGCAGACCAAATG TGTATCGCCTGGAGCTGGTACCTCGCTAACGACATGCAGTTCTATTTTGTGGCACCCGTGGTGTTGATCCCATTGGCACTAAG TTTACAGGTGAAGAACACCTTTGCAAGAAAGGTCCTGAAGCTTACTGGTATATGCGTGGCTCTTGCATGCATCATCATCGGCATCGCCTGCACTGGTTACTATTCATATCACAACTTCCA GGATATTACAGGGGTGTTCCTGCACGTGTACATCAAACCCTGGTGCAGGATCGGACCATTCGCCATAGGGATGCTGGTAGGCTACCTGATTCAAACGAAGAAATCAGAGATCAAGATTTCTCCA TTCATGCAAGGTTTGGGATGGGTCCTGGCTGTAGCCGTTGCCGGACTATGCACACTGTTGACATATGACGACACAAAAGGACCAGGTTGGGGAATCGATGGGAGGACCGCTTTCGACACGCTGTTCAGACCTGTGTGGGCTCTGGTCCTGGCTTGGGTGGTCTTCATGTGCTGCAAGGGAAAAGGAG GTATCGTGGACTGGATGTTGTCCTGGGACTGGTGGCAGCCTCTTTCTCGACTCACATACGGGGCCTACCTTGTACATCTTGTCCTCATGATTACTGAAACATTATCGATGAGGTCACTCATCTATTACACGCAAGGATATGTT GTGTACCGCTTCTTTGGCTTCGTGTGCATGTCGTTCATAGTATCCTTTATGATGGCCATCCTGGTGGAGGCGCCCCTGCTGCAGCTGGAGAAGCTGGTCCTGTCCTGA